Proteins encoded in a region of the Streptomyces sp. PCS3-D2 genome:
- the glgP gene encoding alpha-glucan family phosphorylase, with protein sequence MKAIRRFTVRPVLPESLLPLTDLARNLRWSWHAETRELFQSVDPEGWQAAGGDPVRLLGTVSAARLAELAADRRFLRRLAVAAADLDDYVNGGRWYQSHENGAELPAAIAYFSPEFGITAALPQYSGGLGILAGDHLKAASDLGAPLIGVGLLYRHGYFRQSLSRDGWQQEHYPVLDPNELPLGLLRQDDGTPARVSLTLPGGRALHAHIWQARVGRVPLLLLDSDVEDNDAAAREVTDRLYGGGSDHRLLQEMLLGIGGVRAVRAYCAITGHPEPEVFHTNEGHAGFLGLERIRELEREQGLGFDAAVEAVRAGTVFTTHTPVPAGIDRFERSLVARHFGDGGELAGVPVDRILELGAESFPGGDPGVFNMAVMGLRLAQRANGVSTLHGAVSREMFAGLWPGFDPTDVPITSVTNGVHAPTWVAPEVVRLGARQIGAGRTEDALSVGGSRRWDAVADIPDQDVWDLRRVLREQLVQEVRDRLRASWLQRGAAAAELGWVDSVLDPDVLTIGFARRVPSYKRLTLMLRDPDRLRRLLLDPERPVQIVVAGKAHPADDGGKRLVQELVRFADDPRVRHRIVFLPDYGMAMAQKLYPGCDVWLNNPLRPLEACGTSGMKAALNGCLNLSVLDGWWDEWFEPDFGWAIPTADGLGADEDRRDHLEASALYELIEGRVAPRFYDRAGRTGLPVRWIEMVRRTLVSLGPRVLAGRMVREYVERLYLPAALAHRCLTADAARDLAWWKGRVRAAWPRIAVEHVEALAAAPVNGTAELGATLTLRVQVSLDTLAPEDVEVQAVAGRVDPQDVIRDGRTFPLKPAAGPDLEGRWVYEGPLALDRTGPFGYTVRILPTHPLLATPAELGLVAAPAGAETGGGVLLR encoded by the coding sequence GTGAAGGCTATCCGTCGATTCACCGTGCGCCCCGTCCTCCCCGAGTCCCTGCTGCCGCTCACCGATCTCGCGCGCAATCTGCGCTGGTCGTGGCATGCCGAGACCCGCGAACTCTTCCAATCCGTCGACCCCGAGGGCTGGCAGGCCGCCGGCGGAGATCCCGTCCGGCTGCTCGGCACCGTCTCCGCCGCCAGGCTCGCGGAACTGGCGGCGGACCGCCGGTTCCTGCGGCGCCTGGCCGTCGCCGCCGCCGACCTCGATGACTACGTGAACGGCGGGAGGTGGTACCAGAGCCATGAGAACGGCGCGGAACTGCCCGCCGCCATCGCCTATTTCTCCCCCGAGTTCGGGATCACCGCCGCCCTGCCCCAGTACTCCGGCGGCCTCGGCATCCTCGCCGGGGACCATCTGAAGGCGGCCAGCGACCTCGGAGCCCCGCTCATCGGCGTGGGACTTCTTTACCGGCACGGCTACTTCCGCCAGTCGCTCTCCCGCGACGGATGGCAGCAGGAGCACTATCCCGTCCTCGACCCCAACGAACTTCCGCTCGGCCTGCTCCGCCAGGACGACGGCACCCCCGCCCGCGTCTCGCTGACCCTGCCCGGCGGCCGCGCCCTGCACGCCCACATCTGGCAGGCGCGGGTCGGACGCGTACCGCTGCTGCTCCTGGACTCCGACGTCGAGGACAACGACGCCGCGGCCCGTGAGGTGACCGACCGGCTCTACGGGGGCGGCAGCGACCACCGACTGCTCCAGGAGATGCTGCTGGGCATCGGCGGGGTGCGCGCGGTACGCGCGTACTGCGCGATCACGGGCCATCCCGAGCCCGAGGTCTTCCACACCAACGAGGGCCACGCCGGCTTCCTCGGACTCGAGCGCATAAGGGAACTGGAGCGGGAGCAGGGCCTCGGCTTCGACGCCGCCGTCGAGGCGGTGCGCGCCGGGACCGTGTTCACCACGCACACCCCCGTCCCGGCGGGGATCGACCGCTTCGAGCGAAGCCTGGTCGCCCGGCACTTCGGCGACGGCGGCGAGCTGGCCGGCGTACCGGTCGACCGCATCCTGGAACTGGGCGCCGAGTCCTTCCCCGGCGGCGACCCCGGCGTGTTCAACATGGCGGTGATGGGGCTGCGGCTGGCCCAGCGGGCCAACGGGGTGTCCACCCTGCACGGAGCGGTCAGCAGGGAGATGTTCGCCGGTCTGTGGCCCGGCTTCGACCCGACCGACGTGCCCATCACCTCCGTGACCAACGGGGTCCACGCCCCGACCTGGGTGGCACCCGAGGTGGTCCGGCTGGGCGCCCGCCAGATCGGAGCGGGCCGCACCGAGGACGCCCTGTCGGTCGGCGGCTCACGGCGCTGGGACGCCGTCGCGGACATCCCCGACCAGGACGTGTGGGACCTGCGCCGGGTGCTGCGCGAGCAACTGGTGCAGGAGGTGCGGGACCGGCTGCGGGCCTCGTGGCTCCAGCGCGGGGCCGCCGCCGCCGAACTGGGCTGGGTCGACTCCGTCCTCGATCCGGACGTGCTGACCATCGGCTTCGCCCGGCGCGTGCCCTCCTACAAGCGGCTGACGCTGATGCTGCGCGACCCGGACCGGCTGCGCAGGCTGCTGCTGGACCCGGAGCGGCCGGTGCAGATCGTCGTGGCGGGCAAGGCGCACCCGGCCGACGACGGAGGCAAGCGGCTCGTGCAGGAGCTGGTGCGCTTCGCGGACGACCCGCGGGTGCGGCACCGCATCGTCTTCCTGCCCGACTACGGCATGGCGATGGCGCAGAAGCTCTACCCGGGCTGCGACGTCTGGCTGAACAATCCGCTGCGTCCGCTGGAGGCGTGCGGTACGAGCGGGATGAAGGCCGCGCTGAACGGCTGTCTCAACCTTTCCGTCCTGGACGGGTGGTGGGACGAGTGGTTCGAGCCGGACTTCGGCTGGGCCATCCCGACCGCCGACGGGCTCGGCGCGGACGAGGACCGCCGGGACCACCTGGAGGCGAGCGCCCTCTACGAGCTGATCGAGGGCCGGGTCGCGCCGCGGTTCTACGACCGGGCCGGGCGCACGGGGCTCCCGGTCCGGTGGATCGAGATGGTCCGCCGCACGCTCGTGTCGCTGGGGCCGAGGGTCCTCGCCGGACGCATGGTGCGCGAGTACGTGGAGCGGCTCTACCTGCCGGCCGCGCTCGCCCACCGCTGCCTGACCGCCGACGCGGCGCGGGACCTCGCCTGGTGGAAGGGCCGGGTCCGGGCGGCGTGGCCGCGGATCGCCGTCGAGCACGTGGAGGCGCTGGCCGCGGCTCCGGTGAACGGCACCGCCGAACTGGGCGCCACCCTCACGCTGCGGGTGCAGGTGTCGTTGGACACGCTCGCGCCCGAGGACGTGGAGGTGCAGGCGGTGGCGG